In Nocardioides jishulii, the DNA window CGGGACGGACCCGGTGCGCGAACGCGCCGGGTCCGGTGCCGATCAATCAGTACTGCTCGTCCTCGACGTACGACGCGTCGTCGTCGTCCGAGTACGCAGCCAGGGCCGCGTGCGGGTCGAACCCGGGCGCGCTGTCCTTGAGGGACAGACCCATCTCGACCAGCTTGGCCTTGACCTCGTCGATCGACTTCGCACCGAAGTTGCGGATGTCGAGCAGGTCCTGCTCCGAGCGACCGATGAGCTCACCCACGGTGTGGATGCCCTCGCGCTTGAGGCAGTTGTAGGAACGGACCGTCAGCTGCAGGTCCTCGACCGGGAGGGCGAGGTCGGCAGCCAGCTGCTCGTCGACGGGCGACGGGCCGATGTCGATGCCCTCGGCCTCGACGTTCAGCTCGCGAGCCAGGCCGAAGAGCTCGACCAGGGTCTTGCCGGCCGAGGCGATGGCGTCACGGGGACGGATCGACGGCTTGGTCTCGACGTCGATGACCAGCTTGTCGAAGTCGGTGCGCTGCTCGACTCGGGTGGCCTCGACCTTGTAGGTGACCTTGAGGACCGGGCTGTAGATCGAGTCGACCGGAATGCGGCCGATCTCGTTGTCGCCGCCCTTGTTCTGCACCGCGGAGACGTAGCCACGGCCACGCTCCACGACGAGCTCCATCTCCAGCTTGCCGGAGTCGGAGAGGGTGGCGATCTTGAGGTCCGGGTTGTGCACCTCGACGCCGGCCGGCGGCGTGATGTCGGCGGCGGTGACGTCACCAGCACCCGACTTGCGCAGGTACATCGTGACGGGCTCGTCGTGCTCCGAGGAGACGACGAGGCCCTTGAGGTTGAGGATGATCTCGGTGACGTCCTCGGTGACGCCCTCGACGGTGGAGAACTCGTGGAGAACGCTGTCGATCTTGATGCTGGTGACCGAGGCTCCCGGGATGGAGGAGAGCAGGGTACGACGCAGCGAGTTGCCGAGCGTGTAACCGAAGCCAGGCTCCAGGGGCTCGATCACGAACCGGGAGCGGAACTCGTCAACGGTCTCTTCCGACAGGGTCGGGCGCTGAGCGATAAGCACT includes these proteins:
- a CDS encoding DNA-directed RNA polymerase subunit alpha; amino-acid sequence: MLIAQRPTLSEETVDEFRSRFVIEPLEPGFGYTLGNSLRRTLLSSIPGASVTSIKIDSVLHEFSTVEGVTEDVTEIILNLKGLVVSSEHDEPVTMYLRKSGAGDVTAADITPPAGVEVHNPDLKIATLSDSGKLEMELVVERGRGYVSAVQNKGGDNEIGRIPVDSIYSPVLKVTYKVEATRVEQRTDFDKLVIDVETKPSIRPRDAIASAGKTLVELFGLARELNVEAEGIDIGPSPVDEQLAADLALPVEDLQLTVRSYNCLKREGIHTVGELIGRSEQDLLDIRNFGAKSIDEVKAKLVEMGLSLKDSAPGFDPHAALAAYSDDDDASYVEDEQY